A part of Neodiprion pinetum isolate iyNeoPine1 chromosome 4, iyNeoPine1.2, whole genome shotgun sequence genomic DNA contains:
- the LOC124215841 gene encoding phospholipase A1 member A-like isoform X1, with protein sequence MIRFAGLLFLWLPIAMAADTTYTPCTLCLYQASSSKLAATKVRLYTGEDVDTYTEVESTEALSLFDQMDVSKPTVVYTHGLYGTPSWQSTKAIIDAYLQRGEHNVLYMNWANIAVSAYVYAARSVPGVGYTLATILNEWVAAGLNSSSLHLVGHSMGAEISGYAGRYANFTVPRIVGLDPAGPLFYTILDHINTDDADFVQVIHSDDGVIGLNSDVGHVDFYPNGGTNLQPGCGLAGHICSHLRACFYYAESVRNESAYVGQTCDSYRKFKKGSCDSNEVAVMGYATPTTASGKYYFQTNSDTPYGRGVQGTTYDSSTNIVTSTVEDLWEGLTSLFG encoded by the exons ATGATACGATTCGCGGGTTTACTCTTCTTATGGCTGCCAATTGCCATGGCAGCAGACACGACGTACACACCGTGCACTCTGTGCC TTTACCAGGCATCATCGTCGAAATTGGCAGCAACCAAAGTACGACTGTATACAGG TGAGGACGTAGACACGTACACGGAAGTGGAATCCACCGAAGCTCTGAGCTTGTTCGATCAGATGGACGTCAGCAAGCCGACTGTCGTTTACACCCATGGTTTGTACGGTACTCCGAGTTGGCAAAGCACCAAAGCAATCATCGATG CATACCTCCAACGGGGGGAACACAACGTTCTGTACATGAACTGGGCGAATATCGCTGTCAGTGCCTACGTCTACGCGGCTCGTAGCGTTCCTGGTGTCGGTTACACCCTGGCCACTAtcctcaacgagtgggtggcGGCTGGTCTGAACTCGTCGTCTCTTCATCTCGTCGGCCATTCGATGGGTGCCGAAATCTCCGGATACGCCGGGCGATACGCGAACTTCACAGTGCCCCGGATCGTGG GTTTGGACCCAGCGGGACCCTTGTTCTACACGATTCTGGACCACATAAATACCGACGATGCTGATTTCGTACAAGTGATCCATTCGGACGACGGCGTCATTGGACTCAACTCGGACGTGGGACACGTCGACTTTTATCCTAACGGTGGTACCAACTTGCAGCCAGGATGCGGTTTAGCAGGAC ATATCTGTAGTCACCTTAGAGCTTGTTTCTACTACGCTGAGTCCGTACGGAATGAGTCTGCTTACGTTGGCCAAACATGCGATTCGTATCGGAAGTTCAAGAAAGGTTCATGCGATTCGAACGAAGTAGCAGTAATGGGTTACGCGACTCCGACAACCGC GAGTGGTAAATACTATTTCCAAACTAACTCGGACACACCTTACGGTCGAGGAGTTCAGGGCACCACTTACGATTCTTCAACCAATATAGTAACTTCAACCGTCGAAGATCTGTGGGAAGGACTGACGTCGCTCTTTGGTTGA
- the LOC124215841 gene encoding phospholipase A1-like isoform X2, translating to MIRFAGLLFLWLPIAMAADTTYTPCTLCLYQASSSKLAATKVRLYTGEDVDTYTEVESTEALSLFDQMDVSKPTVVYTHGLYGTPSWQSTKAIIDAYLQRGEHNVLYMNWANIAVSAYVYAARSVPGVGYTLATILNEWVAAGLNSSSLHLVGHSMGAEISGYAGRYANFTVPRIVGLDPASFLFYTTLEHVKSGDAAFVEIIHTDAGVIGIDLQTGDVDFYPNGGVELQPGCLVPEVCSHLRACFYYAESVRNETAFIGRACDSNSAFEEGSCDSNDTVVMGYATPTTASGAYYLETNSDTPYGRGEEGATYKHANNLVSATAESLWKEIKSIF from the exons ATGATACGATTCGCGGGTTTACTCTTCTTATGGCTGCCAATTGCCATGGCAGCAGACACGACGTACACACCGTGCACTCTGTGCC TTTACCAGGCATCATCGTCGAAATTGGCAGCAACCAAAGTACGACTGTATACAGG TGAGGACGTAGACACGTACACGGAAGTGGAATCCACCGAAGCTCTGAGCTTGTTCGATCAGATGGACGTCAGCAAGCCGACTGTCGTTTACACCCATGGTTTGTACGGTACTCCGAGTTGGCAAAGCACCAAAGCAATCATCGATG CATACCTCCAACGGGGGGAACACAACGTTCTGTACATGAACTGGGCGAATATCGCTGTCAGTGCCTACGTCTACGCGGCTCGTAGCGTTCCTGGTGTCGGTTACACCCTGGCCACTAtcctcaacgagtgggtggcGGCTGGTCTGAACTCGTCGTCTCTTCATCTCGTCGGCCATTCGATGGGTGCCGAAATCTCCGGATACGCCGGGCGATACGCGAACTTCACAGTGCCCCGGATCGTGG GTCTGGACCCGGCGTCGTTCCTGTTCTATACCACTTTAGAGCATGTGAAGTCTGGCGATGCTGCTTTCGTCGAAATCATTCACACCGATGCCGGCGTCATTGGAATCGACCTGCAAACAGGAGATGTCGACTTTTATCCCAACGGTGGCGTCGAATTGCAGCCAGGCTGTCTGGTACCAG AGGTCTGCAGCCATCTCAGAGCTTGTTTCTATTACGCCGAATCCGTACGAAATGAGACTGCATTCATTGGCCGTGCATGCGATTCGAATTCGGCATTCGAAGAAGGTTCATGCGATTCGAATGACACAGTGGTGATGGGCTACGCTACGCCGACCACCGC GAGCGGCGCGTATTATCTCGAGACCAACAGCGATACGCCTTACGGCCGAGGAGAGGAGGGCGCAACTTACAAGCATGCGAATAATCTAGTATCTGCAACTGCTGAATCTCTGTGGAAGGAAATTAAGTCAATATTTTAA
- the LOC124215847 gene encoding uncharacterized protein has translation MIRLASLLFLWLPIAMAGNETYEPCESCTWQASTSKLAAIKLRLYTGETVDEYTEVVVGEAVGLMDQRNLSQSTVVYTHGLFGTPNWKSSEAIAEAYIKRGNHNVVLLDWASIADTEWFYAGRRTLASYFYYSLYSPFQLAFPLD, from the exons ATGATTCGACTTGCAAGTCTACTCTTCTTGTGGCTGCCAATTGCCATGGCAGGGAACGAAACGTACGAGCCCTGCGAATCGTGCA CTTGGCAAGCGTCGACGTCAAAATTGGCAGCTATCAAATTACGGCTGTATACAGG CGAGACTGTCGACGAATACACGGAGGTGGTAGTCGGCGAAGCTGTGGGCCTCATGGATCAGAGGAACCTTAGCCAGTCGACCGTCGTTTATACTCACGGTTTGTTCGGGACACCGAATTGGAAAAGCAGCGAGGCCATCGCCGAGG CATACATCAAACGAGGGAACCACAACGTCGTGCTCCTCGACTGGGCGAGTATAGCTGACACCGAATGGTTCTACGCCGGCCGAAGAACGCTTGCTTCGTACTTTTATTACTCGCTTTACTCGCCATTCCAACTTGCTTTTCCTCTGGACTAG